The Humulus lupulus chromosome 4, drHumLupu1.1, whole genome shotgun sequence genome has a window encoding:
- the LOC133832084 gene encoding uncharacterized protein LOC133832084 — MPQMPQVPQVPVAQPQPPTPPPTPLPVTYGFDPKYEHFRKQAPPTFEGKADPIVAEDWLRSVEAIFDHMELNDRQRILCAVYLIKVDERIWWDVIKQTRDLNTMTWAEFIQAFSKNYYNAVVLATKVDEFETLVQGSLSVTDYAQKLDGLEKFVAKVVPTGTLQVQRFMRGLKPMIARDVMMTSAKVVNYVEVLDRALEYEYLEDRIWKDNASRRENYQNKGFNEGNKRKAIKGQNSGTDKRPRPPATNNNSHNT; from the coding sequence ATGCCCCAAATGCCCCAAGTGCCTCAAGTGCCAGTGGCGCAGCCTCAGCCACCAACCCCACCACCTACACCACTGCCTGTAACTTATGGGTTCGATCCAAAGTATGAACATTTCAGAAAACAAGCCCCACCAACCTTTGAAGGGAAAGCTGATCCAATAGTGGCAGAGGATTGGTTAAGATCAGTCGAGGCCATTTTCGATCATATGGAGTTGAATGATCGCCAGAGAATCTTATGTGcggtttatttaataaaagtggATGAGCGAATTTGGTGGGATGTAATTAAACAGACCCGTGACttgaataccatgacttgggcagaATTCATCCAGGCTTTTAGCAAGAATTATTACAATGCGGTAGTGCTAGCAACCAAGGTAGATGAGTTTGAAACTCTGGTGCAAGGAAGCCTATCTGTCACTGATTATGCACAGAAGTTAGATGGGTTGGAAAAATTTGTTGCGAAAGTTGTGCCAACTGGAACTCTACAAGtacaaaggttcatgaggggACTCAAGCCAATGATCGCTAGGGATGTTATGATGACCAGTGCTAAAGTAGTCAATTATGTAGAAGTACTTGATAGAGCACTTGAATATGAATATTTGGAAGATcggatatggaaggataatgcttCCAGAAGAGAGAACTACCAAAATAAGGGCTTCAATGAGGGTAACAAAAGGAAAGCTATTAAAGGCCAGAATAGTGGCACTGATAAGCGACCCAGACCTCCAGCCACGAATAACAACAGTCACAACACTTAG